One genomic window of Salvelinus alpinus chromosome 17, SLU_Salpinus.1, whole genome shotgun sequence includes the following:
- the LOC139543168 gene encoding uncharacterized protein: protein MPFGCLALRDGRNLDDISDVTDKYEIGQVLKAKEFCELCMAKDRQTNKVFVCKKFLKKDGRKVRKAAKNEILILKMVNHPNILQLIDTFETRKEFFIIQELATGGDVFDWILDQGNYTERDASNVIRQVLEAVSYLHSLNIVHRNLKLENLMYYTENNHNKVVLRDFYLSKFENGSITEPCGTPEYLAPEVVARHRYGRPVDCWAVGVIMYILLSGNPPFYDETEEENTDLHNRIIFCRIVAGEFEFDAPYWDDISVPAKELVCRLMEVDQMLRITAADALLHEWIAGNGASEKNLKDGVCAQFEKNFAKSKWRKAIRVTTFMQRLRASEAAAAAGGQGGGRGEVQGGGGGVGESQEGGVTPGSVSGGVPVETSPEREEMNGGVGVRRRGEEESVGGRIPLSPSVGISPAATNEQRSQPPSQSNASSKPPGEEPEKPALKKTSGKMAAALGKTKTTPETKTLPTPTVTPDSTKPQDPTPISVPEPKRAASSLPSNAEKKHPLSVAPETPTTQRRKMAAQLHNTGPGPAAPTAPVAASTTPRAPVAASTTPTAPVAASTTPTAPVTASTTPTAPVAASTTPRAPVTASTTPTAPVAASTTPTAPVTASTTPRAPVAASTTPTAPVAASTTPRVPVAASTTPRAPVAASTTPTVPVAASTTHTAPVAASTTPRAPVAASTTPTVPVAASTTPTAPVAASTTPRAPVAASTTPRAPVTASTTPTVPVAASTIPTAPVTTTAPPPDRRPAVQAPVEEKKQEMDDRSWCQTQLPEAVAEKPAGLEVGVGVGSMGVGTGMEMGGLGTFGAGAGAGIFGIGVGSGVGPGIGPRGDVSPIGRDQRADRHSEEFSMSRGEPKPSEGGYSYTIGSLGSSPSLGRHTSAYGQEVELGGYGGSYRSSLYGSGGGGGMYGGLEHGGVGVRGHSSSTADWQMDSVIEQIEKQMAAVLEKIEGDMPSLLEQISDCPPPPEPPRSTHTSPSSRSSHLSATSSSLTSTSSPPPLPTSPRPPLPSLPHLTIPPPSYPPPSPPTHSPGQPICEQEEREGQMGAVHSSQSPSSRPGKGL, encoded by the exons GGTCAACCATCCAAACATCCTGCAACTGATCGACACGTTCGAGACGCGGAAAGAGTTCTTCATCATCCAGGAGCT GGCTACAGGCGGTGACGTGTTTGACTGGATTCTGGACCAGGGGAATTACACCGAGAGAGATGCTTCCAACGTGATCAGACAGGTTCTAGAGGCCGTATCCTATCTACACTCACTCAACATCGTACACAGGAACCTCAag TTGGAGAACCTGATGTACTACACAGAGAACAATCACAACAAAGTGGTTCTGCGAGATTTCTACCTGTCCAAGTTTGAGAACGGTTCCATCACAGAACCCTGTGGAACACCGGAGTACCTGG ctccggAGGTTGTGGCCAGGCACCGGTATGGTCGACCAGTGGACTGTTGGGCAGTAGGGGTCATCATGTACATACT TCTGTCGGGGAATCCTCCGTTCTACGACGagacagaagaagagaacacaGACCTTCACAACCGGATCATCTTCTGTCGTATCGTAGCCGGGGAGTTTGAGTTCGACGCTCCTTACTGGGACGACATCTCTGTTCCAg CTAAGGAGTTAGTGTGTAGGCTGATGGAGGTGGACCAGATGCTGAGAATCACAGCTGCAGATGCTCTCTTACACGAgtg GATTGCTGGTAACGGGGCCTCGGAGAAGAACCTGAAGGATGGAGTGTGTGCCCAGTTTGAGAAGAACTTTGCTAAGTCCAAGTGGAGG AAAGCGATCAGAGTCACCACCTTCATGCAGCGTCTTCGTGCGTCTGAAGCCGCCGCAGCGGCGGGAGggcaggggggaggaagaggtgaggtccagggggggggaggaggagtgggggagAGTCAGGAAGGAGGGGTGACACCAGGCAGCGTATCTGGAGGGGTGCCGGTTGAAACCAGCCCGGAGCGGGAGGAGATGAACGGGGGAGTAggtgtgaggaggaggggggaggaggagagtgttGGAGGGAGGATCCCTCTAAGTCCCTCCGTAGGGATCTCTCCTGCTGCCACCAATGAACAGCGCTCTCAACCTCCCAGCCAATCAAATGCCAGTTCCAAACCTCCAGGGGAGGAGCCAGAGAAGCCAGCCTTGAAGAAGACGTCAGGCAAAATGGCTGCCGCATTGGGCAAAACCAAAACAACCCCAGAGACCAAAACACTTCCTACCCCCACCGTAACCCCTGACAGCACCAAGCCCCAGGACCCCACCCCCATCTCCGTCCCTGAACCCAAAAGAGCAGCATCCTCGTTGCCTAGCAACGCTGAGAAGAAACATCCGCTCTCTGTCGCTCCcgagactccaaccacccaacgGCGCAAGATGGCCGCCCAACTCCACAACACCGGCCCAGGCCCTGCTGCTCCTACAGCTCCTGTTGCTGCCTCTACCACTCCTAGAGCTCCTGTTGCTGCCTCTACCACTCCTACAGCTCCTGTTGCTGCCTCTACCACTCCTACAGCTCCTGTTACTGCCTCTACCACTCCTACAGCTCCTGTTGCTGCCTCTACCACTCCTAGAGCTCCTGTTACTGCCTCTACCACTCCTACAGCTCCTGTTGCTGCCTCTACCACTCCTACAGCTCCTGTTACTGCCTCTACCACTCCTAGAGCTCCTGTTGCTGCCTCTACCACTCCTACAGCTCCTGTTGCTGCCTCTACCACTCCTAGAGTTCCTGTTGCTGCCTCTACCACTCCTAGAGCTCCTGTTGCTGCCTCTACCACTCCTACAGTTCCTGTTGCTGCCTCTACCACTCATACAGCTCCTGTTGCTGCCTCTACCACTCCTAGAGCTCCTGTTGCTGCCTCTACCACTCCTACAGTTCCTGTTGCTGCCTCTACCACTCCTACAGCTCCTGTTGCTGCCTCTACCACTCCTAGAGCTCCTGTTGCTGCCTCTACCACTCCTAGAGCTCCTGTTACTGCCTCTACCACTCCTACAGTTCCTGTTGCTGCCTCTACCATTCCTACAGCTCCTGTTACTACCACAGCGCCACCCCCTGACAGGAGGCCGGCAGTGCAGGCTCCAGTGGAGGAGAAGAAGCAGGAGATGGATGATAGGAGCTGGTGTCAGACCCAGCTCCCTGAGGCTGTAGCTGAGAAGCCTGCTGGACTGGAGGTTGGGGTAGGTGTAGGGTCCATGGGGGTCGGAACTGGGATGGAGATGGGAGGGCTAGGGACATTTGGagcaggggcaggggcagggatATTTGGAATAGGGGTAGGTTCAGGAGTAGGACCTGGGATAGGGCCAAGAGGTGACGTGAGCCCCATTGGTAGAGACCAGAGGGCAGACAGGCACAGTGAAGAGTTCAGCATGTCCAGGGGGGAACCCAAACCGTCCGAGGGGGGTTACAGTTATACCATAGGGTCCCTGGGAAGCTCCCCTAGTCTAGGCCGACACACCAGCGCATACGGCCAGGAGGTGGAGCTGGGAGGCTACGGGGGTTCCTACCGCTCCTCTCTGTACGGCAGCggggggggaggagggatgtATGGGGGCCTGGAGCACGGAGGGGTCGGGGTCAGAGGTCATAGTAGTAGTACTGCTGATTGGCAGATGGACAGCGTGATCGAACAGATCGAGAAGCAAATGGCGGCGGTGCTGGAGAAGATCGAGGGGGACATGCCCTCTCTCCTGGAACAGATCAGTGACTGCCCCCCGCCTCCCGAACCCCCCCGcagcacacacacctccccctcctcacgctcctctcatctctccgccacctcctcctccctcacctctacctcttcccccccgcccctccccacctcccccagaccccctctcccctccctcccccacctcaccATCCCCCCTCCTTCCTACCCGCCTCCCTCCCCGCCCACCCACTCCCCTGGCCAGCCAATCTGTGAGCAGGAGGAGCGAGAGGGACAGATGGGAGCAGTCCATTCTAGCCAATCCCCATCCTCCAGGCCAGGGAAGGGCCTataa